GGCGCGCGCCGAGGCCGGCCCGGCGTCGGAATACTGGAGCGACCACACCGTCGGGCGGCTGCTCTGGTCGCTGCTCGTCGAACGAGCGCTGTGGCGCGCGCGCCGCGACGCCTCCACCTGTCCCGACGCCCGCGTGCTGCGCGCGGCCGAGTCCGAGCTCGAGCACGACACGTTCTGGGATCGCGCGCTGCTGCTCCACGGCTACGCGGCGCTTGGACTCGCCTCCGAGGCCGCCGCGATCGCCGCGCCGCTGGCACGCCAACGGGTCGAGTCGCTGGCGTCGGAGCCGTGGCTCGGGGCGCGCGGCGCCGAGCCGATCCGCGCGGGCGTCGAAATGGCCCGGACGGCGATCCTCGCGGGGGATCCGCCGCGCGCCCACGCCGCGGTCACGCCGCTGCTCGGGCGCGCCGACCTGCGCAGCTACGGCGTGCCCTGCGCGCACTGTGGTCGCGGGACGATGCGTGCCGAGCCGGCGGAATAGCGGGGCATCGCGAATCCGCGGCCACTCCCGAGCGGACTACGCCAGGCCCCACTCTTCGAGCTCGTCCTCGTCGAGCCCCAGCAGATGGCCGACCTCGTGCTGCAGCGTGATGCGAATCTCGCGCGCCAGCTCGTCGCGGTCGGCGCACGAGCGAAGCAGATTGCGGCGGAAGAGATAGATCGCCGGCGGCTCGTCGGGCAGGTCGGAGTGGCTGCGCTCCATGAGATGCCGGCCCACGAACAGGCCGAGGATGTCCGGCGGCAGCGGCGGAGTGCCGCCGGTGAGCACGTGGCGTTCGGGCAGCGGCTGAACCAGCACGCGCACCTCGTGCAGCTCGTTGCGCACTCGCTCGGGGAGCTCGCCGAGCGCCTGCTCGACCAGCTCGTCGAAATCCTCGTCGGAGACCTCGAGCGCCCCGGGAAAGGACTCGGCGTCGAGATCCTGAGCGGTGGTGGCGTGCACGGCGGACTGCGTCTCGTCGCCAAGGTGTTCGTAGACGCGACTCAGCAGCTCGTGGGCCTCGGCGAGCGCGGGGTTCACGGTGATCGCGCGCTCGGCGTCGTCGCGGGCCGATTCGAGCTGGACCAGCTCGAAGTGCGCGAGAGCGCGGAGATGGAAGAACTGGGCAGGGTCCGCGGAGCGCTCGGCGCCGTGCAGCGCTTCGAGCGCGTCCTGTGGCTCGCCGGCCTCGAGGTGGAGCGCCGCATCGACGATGCCCAGGTCGGGGTGACGTCCCCGCTCGTGCTGGAGCCCGGTCAGATCCCGTCGCGCGGAGTCCAGCTCGCCCTTTTCGATCAGGCGCCAGACCTGCTCGACTCGCTCCCATTCCGATTCGGTCAGGGTCTCAAAAGGGCTCATGGTCCTCCGGGCGGTGCGATTCGCTGAGCGATCGAGGGTAGCGCCACTCCGCTTCGCGCGCGAACGCGCGGGGCCCGGGCGAAGGGAGTATCCTCGCCGCGGTGTGCTCGAGCGGATGGAGGGAATGAGGCATGAACCTGACGCAGACCCTGAGACGCGTGAAGCGGTCCCAGTGGCGCGGACTCGAGCGACTGGTGCGCCGCGCCTTCGAGGAGGGCTATGCCGCCGGGCAGGCTCGCGCCCACGGGTCGGGGCGGCGCGGCCGGACGATCCGGGCCGACGCGACCGTGGCGGGACTGGTGAACCGGATCGAACGCCATTTCGGCCTCGACCGCTACGGCTTCGAGGTGCGGGTTGTCCACGGTGCATCCGGCCGGCGAGTCCCGGCCGGGGATCGTCTTGGGAGGTACCGCCGCGAGGAGGAGTAGGCGCCCGGCTCGAGGCGGCCGATAACGTCATCGTTCTGTAAGACCTCTGCCCTCGCGGGCCGCGATCGCGCGGCAATTCTTGACGATCCAAGCGGTCGGTTCGTACACTTCCGGCCGTCCGTAATTTCCCGTTGTCCCGCGCCTGGTTCGACTCCTCGGAGACTCCATGAAGTCGATGTTCCTCCGCCTGCTGGCGGGCTCCGCGCTCGCCGTCATCGCCTGGATCCTGGTGGCGGGCGCCGCAGCCCCGTCGAAGACCCACATTCTCGAGCCCGACAAGCTGATCATCCTCTCCACGGTGGACGTGAAGGGGAAGGCCAGCCCGTGTGGCTGACACACGCCCAAGGGGGGCCTCGCCCGGCGGGCGAGTTTCGCAGACAGCATCCGAGCGAGCTACGGCCAGGTCGCACTGGTCGATGAC
This Candidatus Sulfotelmatobacter sp. DNA region includes the following protein-coding sequences:
- a CDS encoding metallopeptidase family protein, with the translated sequence MSPFETLTESEWERVEQVWRLIEKGELDSARRDLTGLQHERGRHPDLGIVDAALHLEAGEPQDALEALHGAERSADPAQFFHLRALAHFELVQLESARDDAERAITVNPALAEAHELLSRVYEHLGDETQSAVHATTAQDLDAESFPGALEVSDEDFDELVEQALGELPERVRNELHEVRVLVQPLPERHVLTGGTPPLPPDILGLFVGRHLMERSHSDLPDEPPAIYLFRRNLLRSCADRDELAREIRITLQHEVGHLLGLDEDELEEWGLA